From one Catellatospora sp. IY07-71 genomic stretch:
- a CDS encoding polyprenyl synthetase family protein, whose protein sequence is MTLAPAPTPLAARIDAVLAGFVDGQRLLWPDEDLRPMLDSLRRFILSGGKRLRPAFCYWAWRGTAAPAERADDQRAVTAGAALELFHCFALIHDDLIDDGTRRRGAPSLHEEFAAAHARHGWRGDARAFGRNTALLCGDLCAMWAEELLAGCPVEPVRLGQARRLFAVMRTEAVAGEYLEVVAQAMADFGPGAPARAARVVQLKTGRYSVVRPLQIGATLAGAPDAVLDGLAAYGEPLGEAFQLRDDVLGVFGDPARTGKSTLDDLRQGKPTQLLAEAYARADVRSRAVLSAHVGDPQLDEPGARLVREVVAGSGALAAVEERIAAARAESLRALDFLDLAPDARQALAGLAEFVASRSA, encoded by the coding sequence GTGACGCTCGCGCCCGCGCCGACGCCGCTGGCCGCGCGGATCGACGCGGTGCTGGCCGGGTTCGTGGACGGGCAGCGGCTGCTGTGGCCCGATGAGGACCTGCGGCCGATGCTGGATTCGCTGCGGCGGTTCATCCTGAGCGGCGGGAAGCGGCTGCGGCCGGCGTTCTGCTACTGGGCTTGGCGCGGCACGGCCGCCCCGGCGGAGCGGGCCGACGACCAGCGCGCGGTGACCGCGGGCGCGGCGCTGGAGCTGTTCCACTGCTTCGCGCTGATCCACGACGACCTGATCGACGACGGCACCCGCCGCCGGGGCGCGCCGTCGCTGCACGAGGAGTTCGCGGCGGCGCACGCGCGGCACGGCTGGCGCGGCGACGCGCGGGCGTTCGGGCGCAACACCGCGCTGCTCTGCGGTGACCTGTGCGCGATGTGGGCCGAGGAGCTGCTGGCCGGGTGCCCGGTGGAGCCGGTGCGGCTGGGCCAGGCGCGGCGACTGTTCGCGGTGATGCGCACCGAGGCGGTGGCGGGGGAGTACCTGGAGGTCGTCGCGCAGGCGATGGCCGACTTCGGGCCGGGCGCACCGGCCCGCGCGGCGCGGGTGGTGCAGCTCAAGACCGGCCGCTACTCGGTGGTGCGGCCGCTGCAGATCGGGGCGACGCTGGCCGGGGCGCCGGACGCGGTGCTCGACGGGCTGGCCGCGTACGGCGAGCCGCTGGGCGAGGCGTTCCAGCTGCGCGACGACGTGCTGGGGGTGTTCGGGGACCCGGCACGCACGGGCAAGTCCACCCTGGACGACCTGCGCCAGGGCAAGCCGACGCAGCTGCTGGCGGAGGCGTACGCGCGCGCCGATGTGCGGTCGCGTGCGGTGCTGTCGGCGCACGTGGGGGATCCGCAGCTGGACGAGCCGGGGGCACGGCTGGTGCGGGAGGTGGTGGCCGGCAGCGGGGCGCTGGCGGCGGTGGAGGAGCGGATCGCGGCCGCGCGAGCGGAGTCGCTGCGTGCGCTGGACTTCCTGGATCTCGCGCCGGACGCGCGGCAGGCGCTGGCGGGGCTGGCGGAGTTCGTGGCGAGCAGATCGGCCTGA